Proteins found in one Schistocerca serialis cubense isolate TAMUIC-IGC-003099 unplaced genomic scaffold, iqSchSeri2.2 HiC_scaffold_867, whole genome shotgun sequence genomic segment:
- the LOC126452445 gene encoding piggyBac transposable element-derived protein 2-like, protein MSRKSQEEMLMEWLEIPLSSDDNLVCCSDDSIQDETYVAPESVDCDSDSSDEESQVPVIRTEDVSGTRQSEVIMKESTSQLSDNALKLPCSSKNVTKNSRSVVWKDKQLIIPELQSKFHGNTSLPEEVINLNTPYQFFKHIFPSKLFDLIVEESHRYSVQCNPDRPIDLSCDDIKKFIGICLVMSIVHVPNTRDYWGEVTGTHLIKTTMTVNQYEQIRKFLHFNDNSAMIPRGEKGHDRLFKIRPIIELMRSRFQTIPVEECVSVDEQICSTKARSYLKQYMPNKPHKYGYKLFVISGISGYAYDFEIFTGDENEPEKRVTGEEDLVASANVVVRLSRILPRNMNHKLYCANYYTSLPLLVWLHKQGIYSLGTVRRNRVPDCKLPSEAELKKMARGASVERVATVDGVDISNVVWKDNKSVMLLSTLAGQQPIHEAGRYDKKTKSRITIPCPQIIKLYNKHMGGVDLLDSIIGRHKLLVKSRKWYIRLFYHLLDMGVVNSWLLYRRVAETKGIRRTMKLSEFRMEIAHCLCRSGQTSAKRGRPSNELENQIQAKKTKGPTAHVPPQDVMLDQVGHLPSYLQVRQRCKMPGCKGFSWVQCNKCAVALCLHKQKNCFM, encoded by the coding sequence ATGTCTCGAAAGAGTCAAGAAGAAATGCTTATGGAATGGTTAGAGATTCCACTAAGCAGTGATGACAATCTTGTGTGTTGCTCTGACGATTCCATTCAAGATGAGACATATGTTGCTCCTGAATCTGTTGATTGTGATAGTGACAGTAGTGACGAAGAAAGTCAAGTACCAGTAATTAGGACTGAAGATGTTTCTGGAACAAGACAATCTGAAGTTATAATGAAGGAATCGACGTCACAGTTGTCTGATAATGCTCTGAAACTgccatgcagcagcaaaaatgttaccaaaaacagCAGGAGTGTGGTTTGGAAAGATAAACAGTTGATTATTCCCGAACTGCAGTCAAAGTTTCATGGCAATACTTCGTTACCagaagaagtaataaacttaaatacTCCATACCAATTCTTCAAACATATATTTCCATCTAAATTGTTTGATCTAATTGTCGAAGAGTCTCATAGATACAGTGTGCAGTGTAATCCTGATAGACCAATAGATTTATCCTgtgatgacataaaaaaatttatagGCATCTGTCTCGTAATGTCAATAGTTCATGTACCTAATACGAGGGATTACTGGGGAGAAGTTACTGGTACTCATCTGATCAAGACAACAATGACAGTGAATCAGTATGAGCAAATACGTAAGTTTCTTCACTTCAATGACAACAGTGCAATGATACCCAGGGGTGAAAAAGGTCATGATAGACTCTTCAAGATAAGACCCATAATAGAATTGATGAGATCTCGGTTTCAAACAATACCTGTTGAGGAGTGTGTTTCTGTTGATGAACAGATATGTTCAACAAAGGCTAGAAGTTATTTGAAACAATACATGCCAAACAAGCCTCATAAATATGGATACAAATTATTTGTTATTAGTGGCATATCTGGTTATGCCTACGATTTTGAGATTTTCACTGGAGATGAAAATGAACCAGAAAAAAGAGTGACTGGGGAGGAAGACTTGGTAGCAAGTGCAAATGTTGTAGTTCGACTCAGTAGGATACTACCAAGAAATATGAACCACAAACTGTACTGTGCCAATTATTACACAAGTCTGCCACTGCTTGTATGGTTACATAAACAAGGAATTTACTCACTTGGGACAGTCAGAAGAAACAGAGTGCCAGACTGCAAGCTCCCTTCAGAAGCTGAGCTGAAGAAAATGGCACGAGGTGCATCAGTAGAGCGCGTCGCAACAGTGGATGGTGTCGACATATCAAATGTAGTGTGGAAAGATAACAAGAGTGTGatgttgctttctacacttgctggACAGCAGCCTATTCATGAAGCAGGGAGGTATGACAAAAAAACAAAGTCAAGAATAACAATACCTTGTCCACAAATAATTAAGCTCTACAATAAACATATGGGAGGTGTTGACCTTCTTGACAGCATAATAGGTCGACATAAACTTCTTGTGAAAAGTCGAAAATGGTATATAAGATTGTTTTACCATCTCCTGGACATGGGAGTAGTCAATTCCTGGCTGTTGTATAGGAGAGTAGCAGAAACAAAAGGGATTAGGAGAACTATGAAACTCTCCGAATTTCGAATGGAAATTGCTCACTGTTTGTGTCGCTCAGGTCAAACTTCAGCAAAACGGGGAAGGCCGAGTAATGAACTCGAAAACCAAATACAAGCTAAGAAGACAAAGGGGCCCACAGCACATGTACCTCCACAAGATGTAATGCTGGATCAAGTAGGTCACCTGCCTTCGTACTTGCAAGTGAGACAGAGGTGCAAAATGCCAGGATGCAAGGGATTTTCCTGGGTTCAGTGTAATAAATGTGCAGTTGCATTGTGTTTGCACAAACAAAAGAACTGTTTCATGTAA